Genomic DNA from Pseudomonas fitomaticsae:
AGACCCGCGTCGAGTCCCTGGTTGAGCGCCACGTTGAGATTGGGCCTGTCGCTGGTCGCCATGAACGCGGCGATCAGGGGAATGGCCTGCTGCTTTTTCGACAGTGTGTCGATGCTGGTTTGTGTACCGGTGCTGTCTTGCGGTGTCGCTGGATCGTATTGCGCCTGCGAGACTTGCTCGGCCCAGGTGACCGTCCTGCCGTCCTCGGCTTCAGCAATCGCAATGTGCGTCATGCCGGTGCTCGCTGTGGCGCCATGCCAGTGACGGGTGAGCGGGGGGATCCAGACAATGTCGCCCTGGCGGATTTCCTGACGCGGCCCGCCTTCTTGCTGCACGTAGCCAACCCCGGCCGTGACGATCAGCGTTTGCCCCAACGGATGGGTGTGCCACGCGGTGCGTGCGCCGGGTTCAAAAGTCACGGTGCCGCCGACACGCGCCGGCAGATCGCCCTTGAACAGGCCGTCCACGCGCACTGTGCCGGTGAAGTTTTCGGCCGCGCCTTGGATCGAGGGTTGAGAGCCGTTCGGGGTAATGCGGATTTCACTGGCGGCTTTGGCTTCTGCGCTTATGAGCGATAAGGCAAAGAATGGCGCGATCAGTCGGTTCATCGGCCGACCCGCGCCTTGAGGGCTTCGGGATAGCGCTCGCCTTCGATGTGGATTTGCGCCCTTGATTGGCCTGCAACGCCGACTGGCTGAAACGCGGGACGATGCTGCGAAAATCGTCACTGCCGTAAGTGGTTTCGGCAGACACCGTGCCGGTGAGGAAACCCTTGCCCAGCGGACTGAACGGCACGAAGCCGATGCCCAACTCCCAGAGCGTCGGCAGAATGTCCTGCTCGGGCTCGCGCCACCACAACGAATATTCGCTTTGCAGCGCCGTGACCGGTTACACGGCATGGGCGCGCCGGATGGTTTGCGCACCGGCCTCCGACAGACCGAAGTGTTTGACCTTGCCTTCACCAATC
This window encodes:
- a CDS encoding (R)-mandelonitrile lyase, with the translated sequence MNRLIAPFFALSLISAEAKAASEIRITPNGSQPSIQGAAENFTGTVRVDGLFKGDLPARVGGTVTFEPGARTAWHTHPLGQTLIVTAGVGYVQQEGGPRQEIRQGDIVWIPPLTRHWHGATASTGMTHIAIAEAEDGRTVTWAEQVSQAQYDPATPQDSTGTQTSIDTLSKKQQAIPLIAAFMATSDRPNLNVALNQGLDAGLTVSEAREILVQLYAYVGFPRSLNALNELMSVVQARKQRGIEDAPGREPSRAIPAGDELLEAGTANQTKISGAPVKGPVFEFAPVINRFLQTHLFGDIFERDNLDWQSRELATVGALAATPGVEPQLRSHMLASLRVGLSAAQLRQLIEQLKKHGDAQTVERADTVLTQALAASVK